Proteins from a genomic interval of Paraconexibacter algicola:
- a CDS encoding pilus assembly PilX family protein, which produces MTRRLRRRLGAEDGTAIVTAIVLLAVMVGIGLATMSSVDVQSAESGATRQRESSFNLAEAAMSAQIFQLARDWPGGGSAVNPYPVCTRTSTAARCPDSAQLLSLFTSPDIDAGTQWSTTVRDNVSPDNASFYSDQLAQTAPQYDANGDGQLWVRAQATARGRTRTLVALVRAQQQAEDLPRGALITGRLDISNNGRKVLIDAQGGSSQSGLVAVRCVPALLELTPCLGHKLSGGVLGTALATLNGLLSFQISPNITQTGYANTPAMSAEGRVRLKATAIANGTYYASGCPSAAGLTGAIVYIENGTCSYTANTQFNSPSAPGMVLIARGSLYLGGTTNFYGILYHANEDGSTGQIMQTQGNATVTGGVLVDGMATTVVGSSKLNIRLDTGAFDRVQSYGSAGIVQNTWREIKGT; this is translated from the coding sequence ATGACCCGCCGGCTGCGACGGCGCCTGGGCGCCGAGGACGGCACCGCGATCGTCACCGCGATCGTGCTGCTCGCCGTCATGGTCGGGATCGGCCTGGCGACGATGTCGTCGGTCGACGTGCAGAGCGCCGAGTCCGGGGCGACCCGGCAGCGCGAGTCCTCGTTCAACCTCGCCGAGGCGGCGATGTCCGCGCAGATCTTCCAGCTCGCCCGGGACTGGCCGGGCGGCGGGTCGGCGGTGAACCCGTACCCGGTCTGCACGCGGACCAGCACGGCCGCGCGGTGCCCCGACTCCGCGCAGCTGCTGTCGCTGTTCACCTCCCCGGACATCGACGCGGGCACCCAGTGGTCCACGACCGTGCGCGACAACGTCAGCCCGGACAACGCGAGCTTCTACTCCGACCAGCTCGCGCAGACCGCGCCGCAGTACGACGCCAACGGCGACGGCCAGCTGTGGGTCCGCGCGCAGGCGACCGCCCGCGGGCGCACCCGCACGCTCGTCGCGCTCGTGCGCGCCCAGCAGCAGGCCGAGGACCTGCCGCGCGGCGCGCTCATCACCGGGCGGCTGGACATCTCCAACAACGGCCGCAAGGTCCTCATCGACGCGCAGGGCGGCTCCTCCCAGAGCGGCCTCGTCGCGGTCCGCTGCGTCCCGGCGCTGCTGGAGCTCACCCCGTGCCTGGGCCACAAGCTCAGCGGCGGCGTGCTCGGCACCGCGCTCGCCACCCTCAACGGGCTGCTGAGCTTCCAGATCAGCCCGAACATCACGCAGACCGGGTACGCCAACACGCCCGCGATGAGCGCCGAGGGCCGCGTCCGGCTGAAGGCGACCGCGATCGCCAACGGCACCTACTACGCGTCCGGCTGCCCGTCGGCCGCCGGCCTGACCGGCGCGATCGTCTACATCGAGAACGGCACCTGCTCGTACACCGCCAACACCCAGTTCAACTCGCCGAGCGCCCCGGGCATGGTCCTCATCGCCCGCGGCTCGCTGTATCTCGGCGGGACCACGAACTTCTACGGCATCCTCTACCACGCCAACGAGGACGGGAGCACCGGGCAGATCATGCAGACCCAGGGCAACGCGACGGTCACCGGGGGCGTCCTCGTGGACGGCATGGCGACGACCGTCGTCGGCTCCTCCAAGCTGAACATCCGGCTCGACACCGGGGCGTTCGACCGCGTGCAGTCCTACGGCTCGGCGGGCATCGTCCAGAACACCTGGCGGGAGATCAAGGGCACCTGA
- a CDS encoding type 4a pilus biogenesis protein PilO, with protein MTARDRTVLMVVGLLALVLGFWFLAISPKRDEVAALDTRIATARQELQVAAEGARSAEQAKAQYARDYAVVARLGKAVPADDDVASLLVQLEAAADDAEVDFRTIRLESSGTVAPQAATPSAAVAAVGAAEKGKDPAAAAAAPATEAAAAVLPPGAAIGPAGFPTMPFSFAFQGEFAGLEKFLDQLTAFTRMKGSTIAVRGRLLTIDAVNLTAGPKGFPQMEAAIKATAYLLPGDQAGLPAAPGATPTTVTTSGGTP; from the coding sequence GTGACCGCCCGTGACCGCACCGTGCTGATGGTCGTGGGGCTGCTCGCCCTCGTCCTCGGCTTCTGGTTCCTGGCGATCTCGCCCAAGCGCGACGAGGTCGCCGCGCTCGACACCCGCATCGCCACCGCCCGGCAGGAGCTGCAGGTCGCCGCCGAGGGGGCGCGCAGCGCTGAGCAGGCGAAGGCCCAGTACGCCCGCGACTACGCGGTCGTGGCGCGGCTCGGCAAGGCCGTGCCCGCCGACGACGACGTCGCCTCCCTGCTCGTGCAGCTCGAGGCGGCGGCCGACGACGCCGAGGTCGACTTCCGCACGATCCGCCTGGAGTCCTCCGGCACCGTCGCCCCGCAGGCCGCCACGCCGAGCGCCGCGGTCGCCGCGGTCGGCGCGGCCGAGAAGGGCAAGGACCCGGCGGCCGCCGCGGCCGCACCCGCCACCGAGGCGGCCGCCGCCGTGCTGCCGCCCGGCGCGGCGATCGGCCCGGCGGGCTTCCCGACGATGCCGTTCAGCTTCGCGTTCCAGGGCGAGTTCGCCGGCCTGGAGAAGTTCCTCGACCAGCTCACTGCGTTCACGCGGATGAAGGGCAGCACGATCGCCGTCCGCGGCCGCCTCCTGACGATCGACGCGGTGAACCTCACCGCGGGACCGAAGGGGTTCCCGCAGATGGAGGCCGCGATCAAGGCGACCGCCTACCTGCTGCCGGGCGACCAGGCCGGCCTGCCGGCCGCGCCCGGCGCCACGCCCACCACCGTGACGACCTCCGGAGGCACCCCGTGA
- the pilM gene encoding type IV pilus assembly protein PilM: MAKKPATIVGLELEPSGVTAVAVTGSGRLEIKHAATAPLDPGVIRDGEVAEVDALADALRRLWQDEKGLDKRVRVGIANQKIVVRIIELPVIEDPKELAQAVRFQAQDQIPMPLDSAVLDFQTLGIVDTDQGRRQRIVLVAARRDMIDRVLAATRAAGLRPEGIDLSAFGMVRALQPTALAAGAGPDDVVLYVSIGGLTNIAVAQGRTCTFTRVVGAGLEQLAVELAERRRLTLDQARAWFTQVGLEQPLELLDGDPEIVAETRALLDEGTRRIAGEVRNSVDFHHMQGSSGPVTHCVLTGPAADVPGFVAAFAVELGLPVHPGAVAGAPLGLDARMAVAAGLAIPEAQAA; the protein is encoded by the coding sequence ATGGCCAAGAAGCCCGCAACCATCGTCGGACTGGAGCTCGAGCCGAGCGGCGTCACCGCCGTCGCGGTCACCGGCTCCGGCCGCCTCGAGATCAAGCACGCCGCGACCGCCCCGCTGGACCCCGGCGTCATCCGGGACGGGGAGGTCGCCGAGGTCGACGCGCTCGCCGACGCGCTGCGCCGCCTCTGGCAGGACGAGAAGGGCCTGGACAAGCGCGTCCGGGTCGGCATCGCCAACCAGAAGATCGTCGTGCGGATCATCGAGCTGCCGGTCATCGAGGACCCCAAGGAGCTCGCCCAGGCCGTCCGCTTCCAGGCCCAGGACCAGATCCCGATGCCGCTCGACAGCGCCGTCCTGGACTTCCAGACGCTCGGGATCGTCGACACCGACCAGGGCCGCCGCCAGCGCATCGTCCTCGTCGCCGCCCGGCGCGACATGATCGACCGCGTCCTCGCCGCCACCCGCGCGGCGGGCCTGCGCCCCGAGGGCATCGACCTCTCCGCGTTCGGCATGGTCCGGGCGCTGCAGCCGACCGCGCTCGCCGCCGGTGCCGGCCCCGACGACGTCGTCCTCTACGTGTCGATCGGCGGCCTCACGAACATCGCGGTCGCCCAGGGCCGCACCTGCACCTTCACGCGCGTCGTCGGCGCCGGGCTCGAGCAGCTCGCCGTCGAGCTGGCCGAGCGGCGCCGCCTGACGCTGGACCAGGCGCGCGCCTGGTTCACCCAGGTCGGCCTCGAGCAGCCGCTCGAGCTGCTCGACGGGGACCCCGAGATCGTCGCGGAGACCCGCGCGCTGCTCGACGAGGGCACCCGCCGGATCGCCGGGGAGGTCCGCAACAGCGTCGACTTCCACCACATGCAGGGCAGCTCCGGGCCGGTCACGCACTGCGTGCTCACCGGTCCGGCGGCCGACGTCCCCGGCTTCGTCGCCGCGTTCGCGGTCGAGCTGGGCCTGCCCGTCCACCCCGGCGCCGTGGCCGGCGCGCCCCTGGGCCTCGACGCCCGGATGGCCGTCGCCGCGGGCCTCGCGATCCCGGAGGCCCAGGCCGCATGA
- a CDS encoding PilN domain-containing protein, translated as MKAVNLIPLEERRGAGGAAGRSGGAVYVLLGALAMVVIALATLTLTGKRIDDRKAELASVQQQVAAEQARAAELQAYATFRALREARVQTVTSLANSRFDWGAALHEVSRVVPRDVWLTQLNATAAPGVAAGGGGTGASTLRSALAVPAIELTGCTTSQPGVARAMAAFRRIDGVQRVTLASSEKGDAAQAGSSGSGDCRQGRDTFPQFSMVLFFDPPAGGVAPATPGTATAAPAAVTGPTGATGAAPSTATAQLQGSQAAKDAALATQEEDR; from the coding sequence ATGAAGGCCGTCAACCTCATCCCGCTCGAGGAGCGCCGCGGCGCCGGCGGTGCCGCCGGCCGGTCCGGCGGCGCGGTCTACGTGCTGCTCGGCGCGCTCGCGATGGTCGTCATCGCGCTCGCGACGCTCACGCTCACCGGCAAGCGCATCGACGACCGCAAGGCCGAGCTCGCGTCCGTGCAGCAGCAGGTCGCCGCCGAGCAGGCCCGCGCCGCGGAGCTGCAGGCCTACGCGACGTTCCGGGCGCTGCGCGAGGCGCGCGTCCAGACGGTCACGAGCCTCGCCAACAGCCGCTTCGACTGGGGTGCCGCGCTGCACGAGGTCTCCCGTGTCGTCCCGCGCGACGTCTGGCTGACCCAGCTGAACGCGACGGCCGCGCCCGGCGTCGCGGCCGGCGGCGGCGGGACCGGGGCGAGCACGCTGCGCAGCGCGCTCGCGGTCCCGGCGATCGAGCTGACCGGCTGCACCACGAGCCAGCCGGGGGTCGCCCGCGCGATGGCCGCCTTCCGCCGCATCGACGGCGTGCAGCGCGTGACGCTCGCGAGCTCCGAGAAGGGCGACGCCGCCCAGGCGGGCTCCTCCGGCAGCGGCGACTGCCGCCAGGGCCGCGACACCTTCCCGCAGTTCTCGATGGTGCTGTTCTTCGACCCGCCGGCCGGGGGCGTCGCCCCCGCCACGCCCGGGACCGCGACGGCCGCCCCGGCGGCGGTCACCGGCCCGACCGGCGCCACCGGCGCCGCCCCGTCCACGGCGACCGCGCAGCTGCAGGGCAGCCAGGCCGCCAAGGACGCCGCACTCGCCACGCAGGAGGAGGACCGGTGA
- a CDS encoding prepilin peptidase: MIAVALLALVLGLAVGSFLNVVIHRLPRKESLVHPPSRCPGCEQPVRPYDNVPVLSWLVLRGRCRHCAEPISRRYPLVEALTGLLYAAVVLARWDEPVDVALGIALVTLLVPMTFIDLDTRTIPNVLLAPFAVLAPVIALALDPDLLPELLLSGAGAFAAFLLVALASPKGMGMGDVKLVGVLGLYLGRAVAPAIFAGLIAGVLVGAVIMGRLGAQAGRKVAVPFGPFLALGAVLALFVGEDLVDSYVDTF, encoded by the coding sequence ATGATCGCCGTCGCGCTCCTCGCCCTCGTCCTCGGCCTCGCGGTCGGGTCGTTCCTCAACGTGGTCATCCACCGGCTCCCCCGCAAGGAGTCGCTGGTGCACCCGCCGTCGCGGTGCCCGGGGTGCGAGCAGCCCGTCCGCCCGTACGACAACGTGCCCGTGCTGTCGTGGCTCGTGCTGCGGGGCCGCTGCCGCCACTGCGCGGAGCCGATCAGCCGCCGTTACCCGCTGGTCGAGGCGCTCACCGGCCTGCTCTACGCCGCCGTCGTCCTCGCCCGCTGGGACGAGCCGGTCGACGTCGCGCTCGGCATCGCGCTCGTGACGCTGCTCGTCCCGATGACGTTCATCGACCTCGACACGCGCACGATCCCCAACGTGCTGCTCGCGCCGTTCGCCGTCCTCGCCCCGGTGATCGCGCTCGCGCTCGACCCGGACCTGCTCCCGGAGCTGCTGCTCTCCGGGGCGGGCGCGTTCGCGGCGTTCCTGCTCGTGGCGCTCGCCTCCCCGAAGGGCATGGGGATGGGGGACGTGAAGCTCGTCGGCGTCCTGGGCCTGTACCTCGGCCGCGCGGTCGCCCCCGCGATCTTCGCGGGGCTGATCGCGGGCGTGCTCGTCGGCGCCGTGATCATGGGCCGCCTCGGCGCGCAGGCGGGCCGCAAGGTCGCCGTGCCGTTCGGCCCGTTCCTCGCGCTCGGGGCGGTGCTCGCCCTGTTCGTCGGCGAGGACCTCGTCGACTCCTACGTCGACACGTTCTAG
- a CDS encoding PilW family protein yields the protein MSAAATVRARLAAERGEMSLTGLLVAIVIFAFILTATLTTYDSYSRGQRQTSDVIDAQQAARAAIDRLARDLRNLSSPTPDQPQAFDAAGPYDLVFKTVDPNGPNAGSNALNVKRMRYCLDVAKPEAARLVAQTQTWTTATPPAVPSTTACPGSGWPQTTVLATALVNRAGGRDRPVFLVNSTDLTAISAVHAELFVDLDTARNPPETTMSTGVFLRNQNRRPTAAFTATPSAQGILLNGSTSSDPEGESLTYRWYDNGALVGTGITFTAPAAAGTSHTIQLRVSDPAGLEGVSATQAVVA from the coding sequence ATGAGCGCCGCGGCGACCGTCCGGGCGCGCCTGGCCGCCGAGCGCGGCGAGATGTCGCTCACCGGGCTGCTGGTGGCGATCGTGATCTTCGCGTTCATCCTCACCGCGACGCTCACGACCTACGACTCCTACTCGCGCGGCCAGCGGCAGACCTCCGACGTCATCGACGCGCAGCAGGCGGCGCGCGCCGCGATCGACCGGCTCGCCCGCGACCTGCGCAACCTCTCCAGCCCGACCCCCGACCAGCCGCAGGCGTTCGACGCCGCCGGGCCCTACGACCTCGTCTTCAAGACCGTCGACCCCAACGGGCCGAACGCCGGCAGCAACGCCCTGAACGTCAAGCGGATGCGCTACTGCCTGGACGTCGCCAAGCCCGAGGCGGCACGGCTCGTCGCGCAGACGCAGACGTGGACGACCGCGACGCCGCCCGCGGTGCCCTCCACGACCGCCTGCCCCGGCAGCGGCTGGCCGCAGACCACGGTCCTGGCCACCGCGCTGGTGAACCGCGCCGGCGGCCGCGACCGGCCCGTCTTCCTCGTCAACTCGACCGACCTCACCGCGATCAGCGCGGTCCACGCGGAGCTCTTCGTGGACCTCGACACCGCCCGCAACCCCCCGGAGACCACCATGAGCACCGGCGTCTTCCTGCGCAACCAGAACCGCCGCCCGACCGCGGCGTTCACCGCCACCCCGAGCGCCCAGGGGATCCTCCTCAACGGCTCGACGTCCTCCGACCCGGAGGGCGAGTCGCTCACGTACCGCTGGTACGACAACGGCGCGCTCGTCGGCACCGGGATCACCTTCACCGCGCCCGCCGCCGCCGGGACCTCGCACACGATCCAGCTGCGCGTCAGCGACCCTGCCGGCCTCGAGGGCGTCTCCGCCACGCAGGCGGTGGTCGCATGA
- a CDS encoding fibronectin type III domain-containing protein, which produces MRLRDEEAGFTLVEVLVAAALLLVGMLATLSMLDMAQAVTTTSKTREQAVSLQREIIEAVRAVPYDQLTPGGVGPAVRASGSLTDSNLGSGGWTIRRRGATYTVAVGVCAVDDARDGTGTHDGGQFCATGAGTTSSATCGTLLGISGAISGTPAAATAGAAVGDCGIDLNLDGQVDNLTEASVGLCLLICPGAGTDAMPSDYKRVVVLVRWATGGGSRYALQATTIANPGMAAAPSVTALNAAGSVPVTSATSLGFNATTSSAAASAAWYIDGTAKGNAAGAGTAWTFTWPLGTVSSGSTPNADEVLDGTYLVGAKSFDKFGQFSTARQLTVTVNRRAPYAPRQLDAGRNGAVVDLEWRPNAERDVEGYRVYRRPAVGAPVLVCGPVTTTTCQDTAPPALPTLSYYVAALDRTTGGAVREGAASADAVVVTGNRAPNPPTGLTLSVSAGNRVLSWTAPAVADPDLGDSIAYYRIYRDGALVADRYDRTATGTELTYTDTQSGGVAHSYRITAVDQYMAESTIVGPVSG; this is translated from the coding sequence ATGAGGCTGCGCGACGAGGAGGCCGGCTTCACGCTCGTGGAGGTCCTCGTCGCCGCCGCGCTGCTCCTCGTCGGCATGCTCGCCACGCTCTCGATGCTCGACATGGCCCAGGCGGTCACCACCACGAGCAAGACGCGCGAGCAGGCCGTGTCGCTGCAGCGCGAGATCATCGAGGCGGTCCGTGCGGTCCCGTACGACCAGCTGACGCCCGGCGGGGTCGGACCCGCGGTGCGCGCCTCCGGGTCGCTCACGGACTCCAACCTCGGGTCCGGCGGCTGGACGATCCGCCGCCGCGGCGCCACCTACACCGTGGCGGTCGGCGTGTGCGCGGTCGACGACGCGCGCGACGGCACCGGCACCCACGACGGCGGCCAGTTCTGCGCGACCGGTGCCGGGACGACCAGCAGCGCCACCTGCGGCACCCTCCTGGGGATCAGCGGGGCGATCAGCGGCACGCCCGCCGCCGCCACCGCCGGGGCCGCGGTCGGGGACTGCGGGATCGACCTGAACCTCGACGGCCAGGTCGACAACCTCACCGAGGCCAGCGTCGGCCTCTGCCTGCTGATCTGCCCGGGGGCCGGGACCGACGCGATGCCCTCGGACTACAAGCGCGTCGTCGTGCTCGTGCGCTGGGCGACCGGCGGCGGCAGCCGCTACGCGCTGCAGGCCACCACGATCGCCAACCCCGGCATGGCCGCCGCGCCGAGCGTCACGGCGCTGAACGCGGCGGGCAGCGTCCCCGTCACGAGCGCGACCAGCCTCGGCTTCAACGCCACGACCTCCTCGGCCGCGGCGAGCGCCGCCTGGTACATCGACGGGACCGCGAAGGGGAACGCGGCCGGCGCCGGGACCGCGTGGACGTTCACCTGGCCGCTGGGCACCGTGTCCTCCGGCAGCACCCCGAACGCCGACGAGGTGCTCGACGGCACCTATCTCGTCGGGGCGAAGTCGTTCGACAAGTTCGGGCAGTTCAGCACCGCCCGCCAGCTCACCGTCACGGTCAACCGGCGCGCCCCGTACGCGCCGCGCCAGCTCGACGCCGGTCGCAACGGGGCCGTCGTCGACCTCGAGTGGCGCCCCAACGCCGAGCGCGACGTCGAGGGGTACCGGGTCTACCGCCGTCCCGCCGTCGGCGCGCCCGTGCTCGTCTGCGGCCCGGTCACGACCACGACCTGCCAGGACACCGCGCCGCCCGCGCTCCCCACCCTCAGCTACTACGTCGCTGCGCTGGACCGCACGACCGGCGGCGCGGTCCGCGAGGGCGCCGCCTCCGCCGACGCGGTCGTCGTCACCGGCAACCGCGCCCCGAACCCACCGACCGGCCTGACCCTGTCGGTCAGCGCCGGCAACCGCGTGCTCAGCTGGACCGCGCCCGCGGTCGCCGACCCGGACCTCGGCGACTCGATCGCCTACTACCGGATCTACCGCGACGGGGCGCTCGTCGCCGACCGCTACGACCGCACCGCCACCGGCACCGAGCTGACCTACACCGACACGCAGTCCGGTGGCGTCGCGCACAGCTACCGGATCACCGCGGTCGACCAGTACATGGCCGAGAGCACGATCGTCGGACCGGTGTCGGGATGA
- a CDS encoding prepilin-type N-terminal cleavage/methylation domain-containing protein: protein MDRPLPLMDEAGFTFVELLVVLLIIGVLAGIAIPALVGQEHKARAAVHTTEERTSLLESRLAELP from the coding sequence ATGGACCGGCCCCTGCCCCTCATGGACGAGGCGGGCTTCACCTTCGTCGAGCTCCTCGTCGTCCTCCTCATCATCGGTGTCCTCGCGGGCATCGCGATCCCCGCCCTCGTCGGGCAGGAGCACAAGGCGCGCGCCGCCGTGCACACCACCGAGGAGCGGACGAGCCTGCTCGAGTCGCGGCTCGCGGAGCTGCCATGA